In Candidatus Omnitrophota bacterium, the DNA window CCGCCGTGTCCAGGCTGACGAAGAGAGCGCCGGGCTTGAGAATGCGATGCAATTCTCGCAGCGCCGTCTCCACCGATTTGACGTTGCGTAAGCCGAAGCCGGAAGCGGCGCCGTCGAACGAGGCGTCGAGAAACGGCAGGTTTTCTGCATCGCCGCCGATCCAAACCACGGAATCGGCGTTCGGATTTCTTGATTTGCCCACCGACATCATTTTCCAGGAAAAATCCAACGCGGCGGTCAATCCCTGACCGCCATTCCGAATAGCGGCGCGATAGGCCAGGTCTCCCGTCCCGGCGCAAAGGTCGAGAATGCGCATTCCCGGCCGGATGGCCAACCGCCGAACCGTTTCGCGCTTCCAGCGCCGATGCAAGCCCATCGTCATCACGTCGTTGAGTAAATCGTACTGTAAAGCAATACTGTCGAAACCCCGACGCACGAAGCCGGGTTTGGATTCGACATCGGGCAAATGGAAATCGGGAGGATTTTCATTTGGATCCATTTTTTCTCGATAGGTTCGCCGTTTCAACATAGGGATTATTATTGGTTTACGGTATTTTGGAAAGATTACATCAAGAACCATTGTCAGGTATAATAATTAAATTATCATAATCGGGAATGTTATTTTTCATAATCCATTCCGAGATATTACCCGCAGAGTTAAGCGGCATGAGCCAAAAATGGAGTTGTGGAATGACCAGACTCAACCGAAAAGCATTTACGCTTATCGAATTATTGATCGTCGTCGCCATTATCGGCGTATTGGCGGCTATCGCCGTACCCAATTTTCTTAACGCGCAAATGCGCGCCAAGATCGCTAATGTGCAAGCGGAACTGCGCAACCTCAGTTCGGCTTTGGAAATGTACCGCATGGATCGGGGCATGTATCCGCCCTGGCGGACGTTCCAAAACGGCGATATCTGGCCGGTTTCCCGCCGTCTCCATCCCCTGACGACGCCCATCTCCTATATGTCTTCGATCGGACAAGACCCCTTTTTGAAAAAAATAGGCGGTCAGACGGTCATAACGCAGGAGCATTGGGCCTACGATTCTTACGATTATATCGACGCATGGACGATGATTCATACGATCAAGAATACAACACTAAGCGACTCCTGCTATTGCTCGGAATGGCGGATGGCCAGCGCTGGTCCCGATGGCTTGCAAACCTATGGCCGGGTTGCCATATTCGACGCCTCCAATGGGCTGAAAAGCGTCGGCGATCTCATCCGCATCGGCCCCAGGGCATCCTATCCCTGCGACGATTCTCTGTTGAAAAAACTGGGCGGTTGATCGGATTGATTGCTGTTTTAGAGAATAAAGGCCGCGTTTAGCCTTCGGGCGTAAACCCGGCCTTTTTTATAATCTCTTTCCATTTTTCAATAGTATGGGCGCGAGAATGGATTTATAATGAGGCTCTTGCAAAATTGATAAAGTCCGCTTTTAAATTCTCCCCCCAAGCTTGGGGGGAGTTAGAAGGGGGTTGATTTAGTTAGACTTAAAACAACCCCCTCCTAACCTCCCCCAGGCTTGGAGGAGGAATAATTGAATTTTGCAAGAAGCTCAAATGGAAAATCTTTCGGAGAAAAAAGGAAGGGAAATGAATATGAACCGCGTATCTTTTTTTGTAAGACCGATGATCGCTGTTTCCATCTTTTTCGGCGTAATATCCATCGCCTGGCCGCAATCCGTCGCCGTCAATAGCGCCGGAGGCGCCGATTACGCAACGATTGGCGACGCGCTGAAAGCCGTGAAAGCGGACGCCGCCGAACCGAACGTCATTACGATCGCCGGCGGCAGTACTTATGAAGAAGGCCTCCTCATCGATGTTCCCGTTACGATCAAAGGACAATCGAAAGACGACCGTCCGATTCTTCTCTTGAAGAAAGCGGGCGGCTCCGTGCGAGGAGATCATGGCATAGTCAATATTGCGGCTGTCGATATCGCGTTGGAAAATCTGATTCTTATCCCTGCTAAGGATTCGGGCGTGAAACGAGCTGTTTGCATCGAACCGTTGAAAGACAGCGATAAGTTCAACGTCGTCATCCGCAATGTATTGGTTTCGGCGAACGACGGAAACAATAAGCCGATTTCCGTGGATGGGATGGAAATGAATTTCCAGGAAGGCGACGCTTCCGTTCCCTTCCTGGACGACGGAATTTGGATGTTGGCTTCCTATGGCCGTCCGCATGGAACGGTCGACGTGCTGTTGGAAGACGACGTCGTCACCCATTGCGATTCGGGAAAAGATCCGGCTAAAATCACAGCCAATTCGGACGGCCTCGTCCTCGGCGGCGTCAACGTAACCTTGACCATGCGCAATGTCGTCTCCTCCTACAACGACCGTTACGGCATCCAGATCATCTCGGCGGATACGCCATCCTTTACGCCCATCGTCCATCTTGAAGGAACATCCAGCAAGCCGATCATTTTCAAAGGCAATGGCACTCAAGGCATCCAAGCCTGGACCGGCGAGAATCACTGGAGCTACGTCGATTTTATCGAAAATACTCAAGGAACCCGCATCGATATCAGCTCCTGCACGCTGGAAGGCGATCATCTTCTCTTCGCGGACAACAAAGAAGCCATTCACCAATATTCGCTGCCCTCGTCGAGCGATGAATTGACCTACAAACTAAGCGACTGCACTTTTTTCCGCAACGAAACGGACATTATGATCAATCCGGCGACGGATGACGCCGCCGCTATGAATGGATTGGGAACGTTCGCTATCGAAATGAAAGACAGCGTCGTTGCCGGAACATTGATCTACCTGATCAATTCGACGGTGACGGAGATTCCCGAAGGATTTACCCAATTCGAGAAAGTAAGTTACGACCATTGCGCTTTAGTAGAAGAAGGGGAGTTCGCCGTTTACAAAGATTTCGAAGGGTTGCCCGTCATCCCCGTTTTGACGAATAACATTTCCGCCGATCCGAAATTTCTGTCGGTGGATTGGGGTGGCGAGGATTACCTGCGCGTCTCTGCGGACGCCTATCGCAACGCTTCGTCGACGGGCGGCCTACTGCGCGGCGCGCGGCCTTTCGCAGGGGAAACTGTTGTTGATGCATGGATGGTTTATTAGGTGAAAATCATAATCAGGGCGGGCTGCGTATTTAGCCCGCCCTATTAAGGCTATTTATCTTCGACGAATAGGATTGGATCACGCACGCGCACGGCCTCCGCTTCTATATAAGGAAGAATGCGTTTTTTCAGCGCTTTACCGCCCCACCCCAACGCGGCAACGAAGAATTAAGCCATCTTGTAGAACAATGGTTGATACATCGGCTCTGGAATATCTCGATTTTCCGCTTTGGCGGCTTCTAGCCAAGCTTCTTTAGCAATCAATACTTCTTTTAACGCTTCTTCGGGACTCTCCCCAAAAGCCGAACAATACGCAAGATCAGGAATGTCAGCGATGTATCCCTCGTCATCCGCACTATAAAAGATATTGATATGATAATCTTTCATGGATTTTCCTCCGTTGGGAGATCGTATCTTTCGATTAGTTTGAGAAATTGACGTATTTGATAAGGTTTAGCCTTCCCTTTATAATCTTGTAAATTTAAAAATTCTCTAATTTTAGGATGCCGATAAATATGGTGGCTTCCTTTCCGCCGTTCCAAGGTGAATCCCAACGATTCGATTAAACCAATCAAGTCATTAAAATGAACATTCTGCTGATTCCGAATAATTCGTTCCAGCAACTCTATATGGTTCATAGGATATTTTCTGATCCCCGAATTCCTGAATGAATTGAGTAAAGATGGAACGGCAAAAAGTCAATTTTTTGTGGTACGGGCTTCCAGTCTGTACAAGATATAGCTCAGGTAAGATGCCTGCACCACAATAGGTAGTCGCCTAATAGCATCATCAATACTATTTGCCGGATCGTCAGTAAAGAATTACCTAATAACTATACTATTCGTGTAAATGGAAATGATAAGAATAATGCCATATTCCTCCCCTTTACTCTATTATAACTCCTTCTTCGGCGCCGCAATCCTCGTAATTCCGGCAAAAGATCAAAAACTGGCTTCGCTTTATCTTCGCCACCTAGCGGCCTCAAATCAGCTAAAAAGGAGCCGTTCGATTTCTTTACGAGATTTGTCAAAATGAATCGCGATGGATTGGAGAATATTATTCAATGTTCCAGGCTTCAATGGATCGTGATGCGGAATGGTAATATGATGTTCGCTGCGTTCCTGCGTCGTTAACCGGATATGGCCTCCCTTTTGCCGGGTGACATCGTATCCCAAGCGGTGAAGCGTTTTAGCTAACTGAACGCCTGAGATATCTCTAGGCGGTTTCATAATGCGATGATCTCTTCCCGGACGTAATGCAGATGAACGATTTTCGGCTCTTGTCCTTCCTCAAAATGACATCGCACCGCATCCCGAACTCGTTCGTGTAATTGTTCGATTTGATCCGCTTGAGTAAAGATCGGCTCGCTAAGGGCGCGTGCGTTATAACCGCCTTCTGGATCTTCTTCGACCACGAAAATGATTTCCTTGTCGATCATAATAATATCCTCATGGATTGTTTTACGTTATTATAACTCCTTTTTCGGCGCTGCATTGTCTAGGATGGCGGCAAAAGAACAAAGGCAGGCTTCGCCATGCCTTTGCCACCCAGCCATCCCGCCATGGATCGCCTGAGAATTCAATTATCGCTTTGTCCCTTGATGGATGAAGCTCATAAATTCGGTTCGAGTGAGGCGGTTGGTGCGGAAAAGGCCGCGCATGGCGCTTGCGACGGTTTTGGAGTTCGTCTTTTCCACGCCGCGCATCATCATGCACATGTGCTCCGCTTCCGTTACGACAGCTACGCCCGCCGGTTGAATGGCTTTCTCGATGGCGTCGGCGATTTGCTGCGTCAAGCGCTCCTGCAGTTGCAGGCGGCGACTGAAGACCTCCACCAGGCGCGGCATTTTCGATAAGCCCAATACCTTGCCTTTCGGGATGTAGCCGATATGCGCTTTGCCGAAAAAGGGAAGCAGGTGATGTTCGCACATGCTGAAGAAATCGATGTCGGTTACAACGACCATTTCGTCCACTTCTTCTTCGAAAATCGCTTTATTGATGACCGCTTCGATATCCAAGTGGTAGCCGTGAGTGAGAAATTTCCAGGCGCGGGCCACGCGCTCCGGCGTTTTCATAAGTCCTTCCCGATCGGGATCTTCGCCGATGCGTTCGAGTAACTTTCGCGTCAGTTCATCGATGGATTCCGCGCCATCGGCGGAAACGAGGATCGGTTGGGGCGATAGGGCTTGCATGGACAAGGGATTCCTTTCCTTCGTTACATATCGCATAGTTTATGCGCCCGTATAGGTTACGGAATTGTTGTCCGATTCCCAAAGACGGATTCGGCTTAACATTCCCCCCGGAATTTTATCCGCCAAAATCTTCCAGAATAGGACAACCATATTCTCCATCGTCGGATTGACGCCTTCCAAAAACGGAACGTCGTAATTCAGGTGGCGATGATCCACGCAATCGACGATCTCCTTGCGGATAACCGCGTCCAATTCGTCGATGTTTACGATCATGCCCGTTTTAGGATCGGGTTCGCCTTGGATGCTGATTTCCAAAGCATAAGTATGCCCATGCCCATGAAGATTGGCGCAGGCGCCGAAGATAAGCCGATTTTCTTCTTCGCTCAAGTTGGGATTGTAGAGCCGATGAGCGGAACAAAAGCGAATTTTTCGCGTCAATTCAACGGTCACGATCGTTTTTCTCCATTTTCCCGTTGGCGTGGGACGAATTGGGAAGGTTTGGACATGACGGATTCATGAAAGTACGGGCAACGGGCGATTCGCATTGGCGATGCTGATTTGCTGCGCGACCAATTCGGCGGCTTTCATGAATTCCGCCGCAATAGGAGAATCCGGCAACGCGACGACGATCGGTTTTCCTTTGTCGCCGCTCTCTGCGATCCGGGGATCGATGGGAATGCGGCCCAGAAATGGAATTTCGTATTCCCGCGCCAAGACTTCGCCGCCGCCGGAACCGAAGATCGCATAATGTTTATTATTGTCGGGGCATAGGAAATAGGACATATTTTCCAATACGCCTAACACGGGAACTTCCACTTTACGGAACATCATGATGGCGCGCTTCACATCCGCCTGAGCGACGAGTTGCGGCGTCGTTACCATCACCGCTCCGGCCAAGGGCGCCAAGTGGGAAAGGCTCAATTGCGCGTCGCCTGTTCCCGGCGGCATATCGACGACGAGGTAATCGAGTTCGCCCCAAATTACGTTGCGCAAAAATTGCTGCACCAGGCTGTGCAGCATCGGCCCGCGCCACACAACCGGCGTATCTCCCGGCGCGATCAATCCTACGGACATCATTTTCAAGCCGAAAACTTCCGGAGGGATGAGCATATCCCCTTTGATAATGGGTTGAGCCGTCGAGCCGAGCATGATTGGGATGTTGGGGCCGTAGGCGTCAGAGTCCATTAATCCCACTTTGGCCCCGCTTCTTTGCAGAGCCAACGCCAAGTTGACGGCGACGGTGGATTTTCCCACGCCGCCTTTGCCGCTGGAAACAGCGAAAATGTTTTTTACGCCTTTTACCGGCTCTTTATCCGTTTTCGCCGCCGTGGTGCGGGCGGTCATATTGATTTTGATCTCTTCGACGCCCGGCAGGCTGGCGAGCGCCTGGCGGCAATCGTTTTCGATTTTCGCTTTTAGGGGACAAGCCGGGGTAGTCAACTCCACGCTGAAAGCGACTTTGCTTCCATTGACTTTGAGGTCTTTTATCATGCCAAGCGAAACGAGATCGCGATGCAAATCGGGATCCATCACCGTGCTTAACGCCGCTAAAACTTTCTCTTCCGTCACTATGCCGCTCCTTGATTGGATCGTAGGATGGGCTGAGTTTTTTGAACCATCGTTAAAATATTCCCAATAACTGATGGAGTGAAAAACATAAGCCATCCATGAATACAAGAAATTAATTGTATCCGCCAAGCGTAAAAAATCGAGCGCAACCCGGTTATGTCCGGTGGCGGTAATCGGCGTTGATGTCGATATAGGCGTTGGAAAAATCAGTGGTGATATAAAAATCGCTTTCCGTTCCCTGTCGCAAATCCAATATGATTTCGTATCCGTCGCCCCGCATGACTTGGGCGGCGGCTTCTTCTTCATAGCGCCCGCGCTCTCCGCGCTCCATCACCTGCACGTCCCCGATCCAAAGGTCTACACAGTCTGGGTCGAAATCGGCGCCGCTGTAGCCCGCCGCGTTGATAATGCGCCCCCAATTGGGATCTTGGCCGTGAATCGCCGTTTTGACTAAGGGGGAAACGGCGATGCTTCGGGCGATTTTAACAGCGTCGGCGCGAGTGCACGCGCCTTTCACGCAAACGATCGCCGTCTTGGTTACGCCCTCGCCGTCGCGCGCCAGTTGCATCGTCAAGTCCAGGCAAAGGCTATGCAGAGCTTCGCGGAAGGCATTGGCCAGTGGGCTGTCGTCGCAGGCGATATCCCGTCCTCCAGCTAGGCCGTTCGCCAATAATAAAACCGTATCGTCGCAACTGGTATCGCCGTCGATGGTGAAGCGATTGAAGCTGGCGCCGATCTCTTCGGAAAGGAACGTTTGCAGGGATTGGCGGTCTACGCGGGCGTCTGTGGTCAGAAAGACCAGCATGGTAGCCATATTGGGATGGATCATGCCCGCTCCTTTAGCGACTCCGCCGAGGCAAAAGGTTTGATTTTCGGCGATAACGCGGCGTGCGGCGTATTTGGGCTTTGTATCAGTGGTCATCATAGCGCGCGCCATCTCTTCGCCGCCGTCTTCCCGCAGCCGGGGAACGGCTTTTTCGACGCCGTCGCGGATTTGCGGCAAAGGCAAATAGACGCCAATGACGCCGGTGGAACTGGGCAAAACGTCCTGGACGGGAATGTTTAGCTGGCGGGAAAGCGCACGCGCCATCTCCTTGGCGTCGAGCAGGCCGCGTTCGCCGGTGCAGGCGTTGGCGTTGCCGCTGTTCACGATGACGGCCTGGGCATAACCGTCCGCCAGGTGTTCTTTCGTCGTCAGCAGCGAGGCGCCCTTGACGGCATTGGTGGTAAAAACGCCCGCGGCAGTACAGCGCACTTGCGAAACCAAGATTCCCAAATCTAACTTCTC includes these proteins:
- a CDS encoding ubiquinone/menaquinone biosynthesis methyltransferase encodes the protein MDPNENPPDFHLPDVESKPGFVRRGFDSIALQYDLLNDVMTMGLHRRWKRETVRRLAIRPGMRILDLCAGTGDLAYRAAIRNGGQGLTAALDFSWKMMSVGKSRNPNADSVVWIGGDAENLPFLDASFDGAASGFGLRNVKSVETALRELHRILKPGALFVSLDTAGTEWPILAPFHQFHMKRIVPFLGEWFAHSRSMYSYLTASAEAFHPPQELQSLLDRCGFRDTGYAYRPRFLGGAALVWGRR
- a CDS encoding prepilin-type N-terminal cleavage/methylation domain-containing protein, whose product is MTRLNRKAFTLIELLIVVAIIGVLAAIAVPNFLNAQMRAKIANVQAELRNLSSALEMYRMDRGMYPPWRTFQNGDIWPVSRRLHPLTTPISYMSSIGQDPFLKKIGGQTVITQEHWAYDSYDYIDAWTMIHTIKNTTLSDSCYCSEWRMASAGPDGLQTYGRVAIFDASNGLKSVGDLIRIGPRASYPCDDSLLKKLGG
- a CDS encoding type II toxin-antitoxin system HicB family antitoxin yields the protein MKDYHINIFYSADDEGYIADIPDLAYCSAFGESPEEALKEVLIAKEAWLEAAKAENRDIPEPMYQPLFYKMA
- a CDS encoding type II toxin-antitoxin system HicA family toxin; this encodes MNHIELLERIIRNQQNVHFNDLIGLIESLGFTLERRKGSHHIYRHPKIREFLNLQDYKGKAKPYQIRQFLKLIERYDLPTEENP
- a CDS encoding type II toxin-antitoxin system HicA family toxin, with the translated sequence MKPPRDISGVQLAKTLHRLGYDVTRQKGGHIRLTTQERSEHHITIPHHDPLKPGTLNNILQSIAIHFDKSRKEIERLLFS
- a CDS encoding 2-oxoisovalerate dehydrogenase; amino-acid sequence: MIDKEIIFVVEEDPEGGYNARALSEPIFTQADQIEQLHERVRDAVRCHFEEGQEPKIVHLHYVREEIIAL
- the folE gene encoding GTP cyclohydrolase I FolE — protein: MQALSPQPILVSADGAESIDELTRKLLERIGEDPDREGLMKTPERVARAWKFLTHGYHLDIEAVINKAIFEEEVDEMVVVTDIDFFSMCEHHLLPFFGKAHIGYIPKGKVLGLSKMPRLVEVFSRRLQLQERLTQQIADAIEKAIQPAGVAVVTEAEHMCMMMRGVEKTNSKTVASAMRGLFRTNRLTRTEFMSFIHQGTKR
- a CDS encoding 6-carboxytetrahydropterin synthase, translated to MTVELTRKIRFCSAHRLYNPNLSEEENRLIFGACANLHGHGHTYALEISIQGEPDPKTGMIVNIDELDAVIRKEIVDCVDHRHLNYDVPFLEGVNPTMENMVVLFWKILADKIPGGMLSRIRLWESDNNSVTYTGA
- a CDS encoding Mrp/NBP35 family ATP-binding protein, translated to MTEEKVLAALSTVMDPDLHRDLVSLGMIKDLKVNGSKVAFSVELTTPACPLKAKIENDCRQALASLPGVEEIKINMTARTTAAKTDKEPVKGVKNIFAVSSGKGGVGKSTVAVNLALALQRSGAKVGLMDSDAYGPNIPIMLGSTAQPIIKGDMLIPPEVFGLKMMSVGLIAPGDTPVVWRGPMLHSLVQQFLRNVIWGELDYLVVDMPPGTGDAQLSLSHLAPLAGAVMVTTPQLVAQADVKRAIMMFRKVEVPVLGVLENMSYFLCPDNNKHYAIFGSGGGEVLAREYEIPFLGRIPIDPRIAESGDKGKPIVVALPDSPIAAEFMKAAELVAQQISIANANRPLPVLS
- the argJ gene encoding bifunctional glutamate N-acetyltransferase/amino-acid acetyltransferase ArgJ is translated as MSHTIESVAHGTVTTPKGFKAAGVAAGIKGGEKLDLGILVSQVRCTAAGVFTTNAVKGASLLTTKEHLADGYAQAVIVNSGNANACTGERGLLDAKEMARALSRQLNIPVQDVLPSSTGVIGVYLPLPQIRDGVEKAVPRLREDGGEEMARAMMTTDTKPKYAARRVIAENQTFCLGGVAKGAGMIHPNMATMLVFLTTDARVDRQSLQTFLSEEIGASFNRFTIDGDTSCDDTVLLLANGLAGGRDIACDDSPLANAFREALHSLCLDLTMQLARDGEGVTKTAIVCVKGACTRADAVKIARSIAVSPLVKTAIHGQDPNWGRIINAAGYSGADFDPDCVDLWIGDVQVMERGERGRYEEEAAAQVMRGDGYEIILDLRQGTESDFYITTDFSNAYIDINADYRHRT